The Procambarus clarkii isolate CNS0578487 chromosome 24, FALCON_Pclarkii_2.0, whole genome shotgun sequence genome includes a region encoding these proteins:
- the LOC138368078 gene encoding uro-adherence factor A-like, which produces MNKPDSTLRADHLNKPDSTWRAEHMNKKDSTWQAEHMNKPDSMRGTEHMTNPGSMWGTKHINKLDGMWRAEHINKPFTMLQAEHENKPDSVWQAEYMNKPESTWRTEHINKPDIMWRAEHINKQVSTWQAGHMNKPDSM; this is translated from the coding sequence ATGAATAAGCCAGACAGTACTTTGAGAGCAGATCACcttaacaagccagatagtacatggcgagcagaacacatgaacaagaaagatagtacgtggcaagcagaacacatgaacaagccagatagtatgagGGGAACAGAACACATGACCAACCCAGGTAGTATGTGGGGAACAAAACACATTAACAAGCTAGATggtatgtggcgagcagaacacatcaacaaaccATTTACTATGTTACAAGCAGAACACGAGAACAAGCCAGACAGTGTGTGGCAAGCAGAATATATGAACAAGCCAGAAAGTACGTGGCGaacagaacacatcaacaagccagatattatgtggcgagcagaacacatcaacaagcaaGTTAGTACGTGGCAAGCAgggcacatgaacaagccagacagTATgtag
- the LOC138368079 gene encoding uncharacterized protein encodes MNKPDSTWQAEHLNKRYSTWQAEHINKPDSTWRADHMNKPESMWRAEHMSKPDKHMNKPDSMWREEQMNKPDSTWRAENINKSDSTWRAEHMNKPDRTWLAEHINKPDSTWGAEHFYKPDGTLRAEHMNKPNSM; translated from the exons atgaacaagccagatagtacgtggcaagCAGAACACTTGAACAAACGATATAGTACGTGGCAAGCTGAACACATAAACAAGCCTGATAGTACTTGGCGAGCAgatcacatgaacaagccagaaagTATGTGGCGAGCAGAGCATATgagcaagccagata aacacatgaacaagccagatagtatgtggcgagAAGAACAgatgaacaaaccagatagtacATGGCGAGCAGAAAACATAAACAAGTCAGATAGtacctggcgagcagaacacatgaacaagccagatagaacGTGGctagcagaacacatcaacaagccagatagtacgtggggaGCAGAACACTTTTACAAGCCAGATGGTACattgcgagcagaacacatgaacaagccaaatAGTATGTAG
- the LOC138368080 gene encoding major royal jelly protein 5-like, which translates to MSNPDSTWRAEHMNKLDSMWRIEHTNKPYSMRRAEHFNKPESTWRAEHMNKPYKHMNKPDSMWREEQMNKPDSTWRAENINKSDSTWRAEHMNKPDSNWLAEHNNKPDSMWGAEHLDKQDSTWRGEHMDKPDKHINKPDSTWQAEHMNKPDSTWRAEHINKPDSMWRAEHMNKPDSSLLAEQINKPASTWHAEHLDKPDKTW; encoded by the exons ATGAGCaatccagatagtacgtggcgagcagaacacatgaacaagctagATAGTATGTGGCGAATAGAACACACAAACAAGCCATATAGTATGAGGCGAGCAGAACACTTCAACAAGCCAGaaagtacgtggcgagcagaacacatgaacaagccatatA aacacatgaacaagccagatagtatgtggcgagAAGAACAgatgaacaaaccagatagtacATGGCGAGCAGAAAACATAAACAAGTCAGATAGtacctggcgagcagaacacatgaacaagccagatagtaattGGCTAGCAGAACACaacaacaagccagatagtatgtggggagcagaacacttggacaagcaagatagtacgtggcgaggaGAACACatggacaagccagata AACACataaacaagccagatagtacgtggcaagcagaacacatgaacaaaccagatagtacgtggcgagcagaacacatcaacaagccagatagtatgtggcgagcagaacacatgaacaagccagatagttcaTTACTAGCAGAACAAATCAACAAGCCAGCTAGTACATGGCATGCAGAACACTTGGACAAGCCAGATAAAACGTGGTGA